In Plasmodium brasilianum strain Bolivian I chromosome 12, whole genome shotgun sequence, the genomic window CAAGTTTATACaatgaaagaaatatatttgcatattgTTAACACATATATGTCTTCAATAAAACAAGCAGGTCAGGATATAGAGGATGGGTCAGAGGGGAATGATTCGAATTCTTCTTCTACCAAAAATAGCTATGTTAATAGTTATATTagcaatgaaaaaaaatatatgaaaaaaaaagtaaagaaaaaagcaaataccaaaaaaaaaaaaaaaaagagagataAGAACAATAAAAGTAACTGTGATGAGTCATCAAATAATGCAAATGCCATATCAGAAGAAAATTTCAACAAAGATGATATTTCTAACCTGAACAGTTcagaagaaaattattataatgaaaaaaatatactttacaaaataaaaaaaaagtatgatCACCTCTTAGAACATCATATGATAATGgatgaatatacatatattaattattttctatttttatatttacaaattttagTGTATCTCATATCTTATTTAAACTATACTACGTACAATGAAATAGCTTTATTAGTGTATGACATTAACAAAGTGTACTGTGTTATTTCATCAACAATTAATACTAGCACGGATATAGAAACTCTCACATCCAATCACAACTATTTACACGCTGTAAATGAACAAGTCAGACAGTTAACCAATGAAGatgaaattaataatgaCAAGGAAAATgagaatttctttttaattaattccaATCTAAATAAAATCAAATGCTTCGTTATGGTGTTGTTGAACAATCTGATGAACAATATGATAAAGTTCTACGATGTGGACTCGACGACGTGAGCAGAGAGGATGCGCATAAGCGCGTATATGCATGtgtttatatgtgtacgtagGTGTAAGTgtgtgtatttatgtatgtatctgCAAAATAGCAGCTACACCAATATAGCTGCTTAATTTATAGTCGCCTTACTTTTAAATGTTAAATGGTGTGTGCGGGCGTATATACACAAGCCCAATGATTTCCAAAGTGGTTCATGTATTTAtccattatattattttttttaaaatgtttgaCCTTTTATTGGTCACATCAATGCCTTAACTTATCCGttcttacatatatatatatatatatataccttctGTTTCCCCCTTCGCAGATTAAATGATCTAATTGAAGATGAACATGTTAAGGAGAGTAAAATTGAGGATGGAAAAAGAGAAGAGAAAAGgactatttttaattattatgaatatatatatgaatgtatcgaaatatttatagaagACAACATATCAATCGTTGACAAATGCCACAAATACAATCTGAATACGCATAACTTAAATAatgattatttaaataagctaataaatgtaaaaagcaAAACACGCTACTTTTAAAGGATGTACAGTATTTAAACCAGCGTTTATGTAtgctatacatatatatatatacatacatatatgtgtatacatgtatatatagacgtaaaaacatatattttttatccttcTTTCGTAGGatggaaaaaacaaaaaatatgcacaaaaaaaaaaacaaaaggaagCGGCAAAACAAAGAAGATTaacaataaagaaatatacgTAAAACACTATCAATACATTATTCGTAATTTTCGGCtgaagcttttttttttttttttttttttttttcatggaATATTTTTGTGTTGTGACTAATATTTGTGTATTCTTAACTAGCTTaaattgtttttgttttatttattgtgcTTATTGTGTTCATCGAGTTTACTGTGTTAAttgttcttttcttttttttttttttttccatattttttcccttttcctattcattttcttattcccttttttattctattcccattctttctttttttttttttttttttttttttcgtaccAATATGGACCTCAccattttgtaatttttttttttttcgtattaattttataaggaaaaaactttttaaaaacaaatgtattgtatgtatatgttaaatttaaGTTggagctttttttttttttttatttattatattccaTTTGAAATTTATGAATTCTTCTTCAACGCATTTCCAGACCTTAAAAAGATATCAGGTTGGAAATGTATATCATATGAATAAGAAGCAGTAaatcatatttaatttaaatataagcggaaagtatatattgttttgccaattttttattttttattttcttcttttcttttttctttttatcgtGGAAcgtaagaataatttttttacaaaatgtgAAAGCATATGACATACTGCATATCATTCATAAGTTGTGTGATATGCGTTTTATTATACGCAAGTATATAACAGGGaatgtatgcacatatgtatatatatatgtacatttatgtacGTTGTTGCGTATTGTCgatagaaaataattattttcgaAGAAACGAAGTGCATAGCGTTTActtttccatatattataaataaatgaaaaaaagagaaagcaGAATAAAATTGTAAGTGACTGTGAGTTATAAGACCTTTTTCTGCAATATTTGCTACTCCTTCCTTCTCTTTTTGGCGTGCTCCTATATTTCAATTATGCACATAAAATGGGTATGCGTACGTATAATACTTACGTGTAACACAGATTTATAACACAAACACATGTAGTGAGGAGAATAAACCAATGGTTTTCATTTTATGGGCATCTAAAACgaatttgtacatatatatatatatgcatatattactatatttatatgtataatccCAGCATTCTTTTATCAAATCTCGTTCAGCATTAACGAATGAATCGCTTTCAATTAAAATTTGCCGTATAGTTTCatacttttaattaaaaaggtaAATGTACGTATGCACAGTGTTACGGGCACATACGTAATGATATATAGGACTAAATAAACTGTGGAAAGTTATTAACTGAAGAGGAGAATAAGTATGTCGACATGTCctatatatgtgcacatatatatatatatatatatatatatatacatacacaagtatatatatttgtacatttaacgtaattttatataaaatagcgAAACCCGCAGTAcagttaatatataattcaattttttttttttgtcaacGGTGTAGTCATgttatgcatacatatatatatgtatatatttatttatatttttttcttatcacTTAAGCTAATTTTATAGAACTAATTTGTAGTTTTATTCTTCCATACctaattttgaatattttattttcttaaattcTCGTTCACAACGAATATTGACTGTATGAATAAGCTccttcttatttttacttttcttatCTCTcttcttattcttattcttattcttattcttattcttattcttattcttattcttattcttattcttattcttattcttattcttattcttattcttattcttattcttattcttattcttattcttattcttattcttattcttattcttattcttattcttattcttattcttattcttattcttattcttattcttattctttttcttattcttattcttattcttattcttattcttattcttattcttattcttattcttattcttattcttattcttattcttattcttattcttattcttattcttattcttattcttattcttattcttattcttattcttattattattcttattcttattcttattcttattcttattcttattcttattcttattcttattcttattcttattcttattcttattcttattcttattcttattcttattcttattcttattcttattcttattcttattcttattcttattcttattcttattcttattcttattcttattctttctctttctctttctctttttttttttttttttttctatagtGTTTGTGTAATttctaatttaatatattacatttcattctttattttcccctctgtatgtttttttttctttttttagttCCCCATATGCAGCACCTTTcactatatatacatattcttatatgttcatatatgtgtatatttatgcgtttatatatgcacaagtgtatgtgtgtatatgggtatatgcttatatataaatatatatatgtatacaaagccaattttctttgttaaggcccttttaaatatttgctATTATGGATTTGATAAAACACCTTAATGAAAATGACAAAATTCGTAATATCTGCATTTTAGCTCATGTAGACCATGGGAAAACAACCCTTGTTGACAACTTGATCAGttctaataaaattataagtgATAAGAATATTGGGAAAGTGAAATATTTAGATAGTAGAGAAGATGAACAGAAGCGACAAATAACTATGAAGAGCTCAAgtattcttttaaaacatacatacagtAAACTTTACCTAagtgaaatatttaatgatataaCTGATAGTACAAAAGGGGGTAATAATCAGTGCAATGTaaagaatgaaaattatGAGATGCATGTCAACCATAAagaatttgtaaaaaatgataataacgAAAATGCTCTGAAATGCGGAAAGGATTCaataaatattgaaaagGAATGTGGTGATAGCAAGGAAAATGATGAAGAATCCCTTGTACGAAcgagaaataataattatgttaGTGATAATAACcataataatagtagaaGCAGTGGCACGCATCTAATTAACATTATCGACACGCCCGGGCATGTCGATTTTTCATCCGAGGTTTCCACGTGTGTAAGAATTTGTGATGGCTCGTTAATTCTAATTGATTGCATAGAAGGTCTATGCAGTCAAACGAAGACTGTTTTAAGGCAAACATGGaaagaaatgataaaaagCATTAtagtaattaataaaatagataaGTTAATTACTAATCAAAATATGGATAGTATAAGtgcatatgaacatataaataatataattgaaCAAGtgaatgcatatatatatcaattatatattgaagaaaatatgaacaatgaaaatattgaaacatcagaattagaaaaatattcatattctCCTTTAAAAGGAAATGTATTACTATGTAGTAGTATACATTGCTGGTGTGTtgatatgaatattttttcaattttattttgtaaaaaaatgaatatagaTTTGAACaattcttataaaataaaaaagtacatgTGGAATCAATactattttaatatgaaagaaaagaaaattttaaaaatacctAATGATACTAACTATTCATGTAATAATAtgagtacaaaaaaaaaaaaaaaaaaaatttgttttctCTAGTTGTTTTGGATTTTCTTtggaaaatatatgatattacTACAATAAATAGAGATGatgacaaaataaaaaaattatgctccgaattaaatatttcggatcaattcttaaaaaaaaaccaaCAAAATAATTCTGAAAAcaatacttttattttaacttatataatgtcccattttttaaatctttctAGATCCATATTTAATGCATGTATAGAAATGTTTCCTTCTCCAAAATCAATTGATGAAAGTagactttttaaaattttcccatctttatataatgaaaaaatatacaagaatattattaactGTTCATTAACTAATGAGTTtaccattatatatatatctaaataCATCTGtgcaaatatacataataataccTTAGTAGGATTTAAGGGATTCTATGATAAAAACACATTCCTCTCTATTTGTAGAATTTATTCAGGAATGCTATATCAAAACatgattttatatatttgcggaaaaagtattaaaactgtcgttaaaaaaatttatatatgtatgggaGGAGATCTTTTACCTATTAATGAAGCATTTGCTGGAAACATTGTAGCTGTATATCTGTCGATTATAAATGATGGTGACCACAGTTGTGTACATAATGACACAAATAGAATAAATGGCTTAAAGGAGcaagaaattattaacatGTCAGATCATAATTTGTGTGAAAAATTTGGACAGCACAACAACGGTTATGTTGGACAAAATGAAAGAggggaagaagaaaaagtagAAGAAGTTAAGGAAGTATTGAAAGAAGAGaaagaagtggaagaagaGAAAGAAAAGGACGTCGATGAAGTAGAGGAAGAAGAAACCCTTTTTGAAAACAACAATGGATGCTCtttagataataaaaaaaaaattatgaacaggtCAGGTAATTGCACAccaacaaataataaaacaaaaaatacgaATGATCAATTTTGTATTAACACACCTTTAAACATAGGTGGTTCGTGTAATACAGAGGATCTGCAATATTTATCCAACActttaatgaaattaataaaaaacaaacagaataaaaaagagcacaatatatttttaatgaacaaCGATggcatttttttaaataaaaatattacctTGTCAAGTCAGGAAAATATggattcatttattttacctttttctgACACATCCTCCACAATTTTGCACACAATAATAGaaccaaaaaatattcaagacatgaataaatttctttatggcttaattttattatatacatgtgatACATCCATAGACATAGATTTTAACGAGAAGggtgaatatattttaaaattttgcgGAGAAATACATATGCAAAAGTGTCTGTCGGACTTCGTCAacatatatagtaatatagaaataaaaacgtCCGATACGAACATATCTATAAGAGAAGGCATAAGTGACAATTACATAAaagtgaaaagaaaaaaaaataagatacatgataatttaaaagatttatataattattatttgaaaattcaTATGGATAGTCATCATAAAATtagtgaaaataataataattataattataataatatgaatggTGAAATAGCTAAAGACAGTTACAAAATTGTAGCAGGCAACgaaaattgtaatattataagcaaagaaaaaaacagtatttgtaataataatgctgACGATggtaattattttacaaaaatgaaaaaagatgGTTTAGAACATctgtttaaaaatattaatttagaaaaagaaaatcattttttaaatatattatttaattatagtCATAATACCATATGTCATaagttaaataataattctttctACGTTTTTTTGAGCGTACTAGATATGCCAGAAAATATGCTACATTTCTTTGATAAGCATTATTCAAATATACAAACAATTTTAGAAAATAGATCTATATCCCCttcattattaaattatagcAAAATAGACCTATCatgtaaaaatgaatattttatgtacaaGCAATGTTTAATCAATTTGGAAAAATGTGTTAACGATTTGTGCTTTTCTGATAATATTgattatgataatataatagaGAACAGGCTGAGTAAATCGATCGTAAGCAGTTCGGTTAAGAGGGAGGAGGGAGAATGGGACAAAGCAGAGGacaaagaaaaggaaaaggtcGCAGAAAGAGATAAGGAGAAAGTTAAGGAAGGGAAAAGTAAAATACATGAACTAAACCAGATCATTAATGAGAATTTGACACATGATTCTAATGACGAAGAATCACAACATAATAACAATGatagaaatataatgaatgATTACAATAGTACAGAAAACACCAAAAGGGATAGTAACTatcataataatgaaaaaataagcagtttgagaaaaaacaaaaacttCCAATTAGAACTATGGGATATTTGTGTTCAAAATGGTAGTAtcacattattatatataaaaaaatactttaataaaaaaaaaaataatgaatatatacttGACAATATTTTgacaaatgaaaaatacaaaaatataattaatcaAAGATCTTTTGTCGATACATATTTATCAGATACAAATAGtgacataaatatttatttgaataatatatctCTTGGATTTAAATTAGCATCCAAATATGGTCCTATTGCTCAGGAACCTATAAGGTAGGatagaaaacaaaaaatgcatatttacacgatatgtacaaatattatacattcTTTTTCGTTATTCCATGATAAATGTGTACGCATAAGTGTGTACGTTCAAGTGtacgtacataaataaaatgtgtactcaagtatgtacatatgcataatcatacatatgtacatgcacatatattcatatgaaaatgcacacacatgtacatgcacatatattcatatgaaaATGCACACACATGTACATGCTCGTGTATATACTACTTCTTCCCCCAAGAGGAGCTCTATTCGTAATTGAGGGGTTAATTATTGACGAGGCATCCAATGATGAACCATTTGAAGATGGAAATTCAAAGGATAACTTagaagataaaataaatgctgGTAATATTATTGCTTTAATGAAAGAAGCTTGTTTAAATTCAATGCAACAAAATAAACTACGAATTTTTGAACCCATGTTAAGGCTAAATTTAACATGTGAAAGTAATGTACTAGGAAAAGTTTAcaatgtattattaaaaagaagatGTTCTATACTAtcagaagaaataaaagatgGATATTTTTTGTACTGTATAGATGCATATTTAcctttatttaattcttttaaattagcTGAAGAGTTAAGATCAAAATGCTCAggtaatgtaatatatgacATTCAATTTAGTCATtggaataaattaaatgaggACATCTTTTTGTTGAATGACAGCTCATCCGTAATTTATGACGAAGATTTCGACATTAAGTTAACGGATAACACTGCTACCGAAattgtaaattatattagaAGAGCAAAGGTAcgatataacaatataaaatagacAATATAACACGTACATGTAACACTGCCATAAAAGAAGTTACATTAATTTAATCTCCGTAAAAGCTTTATTCACAAGAATGGATGAGCTACATAGAATTGTTCTCATTGAGCACAAAatttgtatgtacgtatgtatgtatgtgtgtatgtacgtatgtatgtatgtatgtgtgtatgtacgtatgtatgtatgtatgtgtgtatgtacgtatgtatgtatgtatgtatgtatgtatgtacgtatgtacgtatgtatgtatgtatatattgcgaatgtgtgtataataattttcaacGTGAATGTAAGTAAAAtgattaaaatttataaaataatttactcCTTTTTACAGGGCCTCGAAACGAATGAGAAGATAATACAAAAACCTGAGAAGCAGTGcaccttaaaaaaataatgtattttataatgttAAAATTGATGAAAAACTTATCTATGTGTAACTTATATACAACAACTTTGCTGAATCTTTCtgatatttatgtaaatcaattatattaaaaaaatattctgttTTAATGAACCATCAAATTTGCACCTTTTCATGGCAGATTtacgtatattatatatatgtaacctatttatatttgactttttttttttttttttttgttatagtttttgaaaaaactaaatcatttaataataccaaaattaacaattaaaacgtctgaaaaaatatatcatattatttaataacaaATTTGCATGTCAATTcttgttaatttttacattttttaatacatcactgatcaaataatttttttaattatagtaTCTAAAAGGGTTTCTTTTAAAGCGCTTTGTTTATTTGAATAGACGTaca contains:
- a CDS encoding elongation factor Tu, which gives rise to MDLIKHLNENDKIRNICILAHVDHGKTTLVDNLISSNKIISDKNIGKVKYLDSREDEQKRQITMKSSSILLKHTYSKLYLSEIFNDITDSTKGGNNQCNVKNENYEMHVNHKEFVKNDNNENALKCGKDSINIEKECGDSKENDEESLVRTRNNNYVSDNNHNNSRSSGTHLINIIDTPGHVDFSSEVSTCVRICDGSLILIDCIEGLCSQTKTVLRQTWKEMIKSIIVINKIDKLITNQNMDSISAYEHINNIIEQVNAYIYQLYIEENMNNENIETSELEKYSYSPLKGNVLLCSSIHCWCVDMNIFSILFCKKMNIDLNNSYKIKKYMWNQYYFNMKEKKILKIPNDTNYSYDDKIKKLCSELNISDQFLKKNQQNNSENNTFILTYIMSHFLNLSRSIFNACIEMFPSPKSIDESRLFKIFPSLYNEKIYKNIINCSLTNEFTIIYISKYICANIHNNTLVGFKGFYDKNTFLSICRIYSGMLYQNMILYICGKSIKTVVKKIYICMGGDLLPINEAFAGNIVAVYLSIINDGDHSCVHNDTNRINGLKEQEIINMSDHNLCEKFGQHNNGYVGQNERGEEEKVEEVKEVLKEEKEVEEEKEKDVDEVEEEETLFENNNGCSLDNKKKIMNRSGNCTPTNNKTKNTNDQFCINTPLNIGGSCNTEDLQYLSNTLMKLIKNKQNKKEHNIFLMNNDGIFLNKNITLSSQENMDSFILPFSDTSSTILHTIIEPKNIQDMNKFLYGLILLYTCDTSIDIDFNEKGEYILKFCGEIHMQKCLSDFVNIYSNIEIKTSDTNISIREGISDNYIKVKRKKNKIHDNLKDLYNYYLKIHMDSHHKISENNNNYNYNNMNGEIAKDSYKIVAGNENCNIISKEKNSICNNNADDGNYFTKMKKDGLEHLFKNINLEKENHFLNILFNYSHNTICHKLNNNSFYVFLSVLDMPENMLHFFDKHYSNIQTILENRSISPSLLNYSKIDLSCKNEYFMYKQCLINLEKCVNDLCFSDNIDYDNIIENRLSKSIVSSSVKREEGEWDKAEDKEKEKVAERDKEKVKEGKSKIHELNQIINENLTHDSNDEESQHNNNDRNIMNDYNSTENTKRDSNYHNNEKISSLRKNKNFQLELWDICVQNGSITLLYIKKYFNKKKNNEYILDNILTNEKYKNIINQRSFVDTYLSDTNSDINIYLNNISLGFKLASKYGPIAQEPIRGALFVIEGLIIDEASNDEPFEDGNSKDNLEDKINAGNIIALMKEACLNSMQQNKLRIFEPMLRLNLTCESNVLGKVYNVLLKRRCSILSEEIKDGYFLYCIDAYLPLFNSFKLAEELRSKCSGNVIYDIQFSHWNKLNEDIFLLNDSSSVIYDEDFDIKLTDNTATEIVNYIRRAKGLETNEKIIQKPEKQCTLKK